One part of the Streptomyces sp. NBC_00286 genome encodes these proteins:
- a CDS encoding Zn-dependent alcohol dehydrogenase — MRAAVLHEIGQEKLEVLDDVEATGFGPGRVKIRIRATGLCHSDLSGMSGVLPQPAPFVPGHEGAGEILDVGEGVTNLKPGDRVVVCWLPACNACPSCKRGQTELCLAGFMNAGTPNFKRPTGDVFGMAGTGTFTEEVVVDAGCAVPIPDDVPFDIAALIGCGVTTGLGAALNTADVEAGSSVAVIGCGGVGISAIQGARLKGAAEIVAVDPVASRRESALKFGATRAVSPDELPDTKQTLTAGEGFDYVFEVVGKSATARTAYENTRRGGTLVVVGAGAMDDFLQLSMFELFFDEKRILPSMYGGGDVLRSYERTIALWRAGRIDLEGLITHRVPLSEINEALDQMRTGVALRTCIEI, encoded by the coding sequence ATGCGGGCAGCCGTACTGCACGAGATCGGCCAGGAAAAACTCGAGGTCCTCGACGACGTCGAGGCGACGGGCTTCGGCCCCGGCCGCGTGAAGATCCGGATACGGGCCACCGGACTGTGCCACTCGGACCTCTCGGGGATGTCCGGGGTCCTGCCCCAGCCCGCGCCGTTCGTGCCGGGGCACGAGGGGGCCGGCGAGATCCTGGACGTCGGCGAAGGCGTCACGAACCTCAAACCGGGCGACCGCGTCGTCGTCTGCTGGCTGCCCGCCTGCAACGCCTGCCCCTCCTGCAAACGCGGCCAGACCGAGCTGTGCCTGGCCGGGTTCATGAACGCCGGCACGCCCAACTTCAAGCGCCCCACAGGCGATGTCTTCGGCATGGCGGGCACCGGAACCTTCACCGAGGAGGTCGTGGTCGACGCGGGCTGCGCCGTACCCATCCCCGACGACGTGCCCTTCGACATCGCGGCCCTCATCGGCTGCGGGGTCACCACGGGACTCGGCGCCGCCCTCAACACCGCCGATGTGGAAGCCGGTTCGTCGGTCGCGGTCATCGGCTGCGGCGGCGTCGGCATCTCCGCGATCCAGGGCGCGCGGCTCAAGGGCGCCGCCGAGATCGTCGCCGTCGACCCGGTCGCCTCACGCCGCGAGTCCGCGCTGAAGTTCGGCGCCACCAGGGCCGTATCGCCGGACGAACTCCCCGACACCAAGCAGACGTTGACCGCGGGCGAGGGCTTCGACTACGTCTTCGAGGTCGTCGGCAAGTCCGCCACCGCCCGCACCGCGTACGAGAACACTCGCCGCGGCGGCACACTGGTCGTCGTCGGCGCCGGCGCCATGGACGACTTCCTGCAACTCAGCATGTTCGAGCTGTTCTTCGACGAGAAGCGGATTCTGCCGAGCATGTACGGCGGTGGGGACGTCCTTCGCTCGTACGAGCGGACCATCGCGCTGTGGCGTGCCGGGCGCATCGACCTCGAGGGACTGATCACCCACCGGGTGCCGCTGAGCGAGATCAACGAGGCGTTGGACCAGATGCGTACCGGTGTGGCGCTGCGTACGTGTATCGAGATCTGA
- a CDS encoding zinc ribbon domain-containing protein — protein MNAAPADQIRLLDVQALDVRLQQLAHKRKSLPEHAEIESLNKDLIQLRDLLVAAQTEESDCAREQTKAEQDVDQVRQRAARDQQRLDSGAITSPKDLENLQHEIASLAKRQGDLEDVVLEVMERRESAQERVAELTGRVASVQAKIDDAMGRRNTAQESLDGEIATATKEREVIAGSVPADLLKLYDKLREQQGGIGAARLFQRRCEGCRLELNITEVNDVKAAAPDTVLRCENCRRILVRTSESGL, from the coding sequence CTGAACGCCGCGCCCGCCGACCAGATCCGACTTCTCGACGTCCAGGCCCTCGACGTACGCCTTCAGCAGCTGGCGCACAAGCGGAAGTCGCTGCCCGAGCACGCCGAGATCGAGTCGCTGAACAAGGACCTCATCCAGCTGCGTGACCTGCTCGTCGCCGCGCAGACCGAGGAGAGCGACTGCGCCCGCGAGCAGACGAAGGCCGAGCAGGACGTCGACCAGGTGCGCCAGCGCGCCGCCCGCGACCAGCAGCGCCTCGACTCCGGCGCAATCACCTCCCCCAAGGACCTGGAGAACCTCCAGCACGAGATCGCCTCGCTCGCCAAGCGGCAGGGTGACCTGGAGGACGTGGTCCTGGAGGTCATGGAGCGCCGCGAGTCCGCGCAGGAGCGGGTGGCCGAGCTGACCGGGCGGGTCGCCTCCGTCCAGGCGAAGATCGACGACGCGATGGGGCGGCGGAACACGGCCCAGGAGTCCCTGGACGGCGAGATCGCGACGGCCACGAAGGAGCGAGAGGTCATCGCAGGTTCGGTCCCCGCCGACCTGCTGAAGCTCTACGACAAGCTCCGCGAGCAGCAGGGCGGCATCGGCGCGGCCCGCCTCTTCCAGCGCCGCTGCGAGGGCTGCCGCCTGGAGCTCAACATCACCGAGGTGAACGACGTGAAGGCAGCCGCCCCGGACACGGTCCTGCGCTGCGAGAACTGCCGCCGCATTCTGGTCCGTACGTCCGAGTCCGGGCTGTAG
- a CDS encoding Uma2 family endonuclease: MTAMTHEPLTQEEVLLEWFLALDTPEGFRAELIEGEIVVTPPPDGEHERYISRTVRQVIRRSRTDMDFSGNKGLKLKRGGACPKNYAIPDVTFAPIELDLFGGADSWMPCDGVAMVIEVTSTKPLTDRVAKRRCYARGGIPLYLLVDRDKSSVTLFSDPEKDDYLARCTRPLGKSLSLPEPFAFDLDTADFL, translated from the coding sequence ATGACTGCCATGACACACGAGCCGCTCACGCAGGAAGAGGTCCTGCTGGAGTGGTTTCTCGCCCTGGACACCCCGGAGGGTTTCCGGGCGGAACTGATCGAGGGGGAGATTGTCGTGACGCCGCCGCCGGACGGGGAGCACGAGCGGTACATCAGCCGGACTGTGAGACAAGTGATCCGGCGGTCCCGGACCGACATGGACTTCTCCGGGAACAAGGGGCTGAAACTGAAGCGCGGTGGTGCCTGCCCGAAGAACTACGCGATCCCAGACGTCACTTTCGCTCCTATCGAGCTGGACCTCTTCGGGGGCGCCGACTCCTGGATGCCTTGTGACGGCGTCGCCATGGTGATCGAAGTGACGTCCACGAAGCCTCTGACTGACCGCGTGGCCAAACGCCGCTGCTACGCCCGCGGCGGCATCCCCCTCTACCTCCTCGTCGACCGGGACAAGTCCTCCGTGACGCTGTTCAGTGATCCGGAGAAGGACGACTACCTCGCGCGCTGCACCCGTCCCCTCGGAAAGTCGCTCTCCCTCCCAGAGCCCTTCGCGTTCGACCTGGACACGGCGGACTTCCTCTGA
- a CDS encoding 3-oxoacyl-ACP reductase has translation MSLPLEGRAAIVTGAGRGLGRAEALELARLGAAVVVNDFGQPGRDGSGEASAGPAEEVADEIRATGGRAVAHIGDVADHQQARELVESAVNTFGRLDILVNNAGILRDKMVFSMTEDEWDSVIRVHLKGHFNTTHFAAAHWRNRSKAAGTPVYGRIVNTSSEAFLAGSAGQPNYAAAKGGIVGLTTSTALALAKYGVTANVICPRARTRMTADVFAGSGESSEGLDPLAPEHVAPLVGYLASPAAARINGQLLVVHGGMVAIVERPRVSAKFDTKRDAFSYEELDTVLTPHYAERPLNETFAATEVLGLKRDA, from the coding sequence ATGTCACTGCCACTTGAAGGGCGAGCCGCGATCGTTACCGGGGCGGGCCGGGGGCTCGGCCGGGCCGAGGCGCTGGAGCTCGCCCGGCTCGGTGCCGCCGTCGTCGTCAACGACTTCGGTCAGCCGGGGCGGGACGGTTCCGGCGAGGCGTCGGCCGGGCCCGCCGAGGAGGTCGCGGACGAGATCCGGGCGACGGGCGGTCGCGCGGTCGCCCACATCGGTGACGTGGCGGATCACCAACAGGCGCGGGAACTGGTCGAGTCGGCGGTCAATACGTTCGGCCGGCTGGACATCCTCGTCAACAACGCGGGCATCCTGCGCGACAAGATGGTCTTCTCGATGACCGAGGACGAGTGGGACTCCGTCATCCGCGTCCACTTGAAGGGCCACTTCAACACGACCCACTTCGCCGCCGCGCACTGGCGTAACCGCTCGAAGGCGGCGGGGACCCCGGTGTACGGACGCATCGTCAACACCTCCTCCGAGGCGTTCCTCGCGGGGTCCGCGGGCCAGCCCAACTACGCCGCCGCCAAAGGCGGAATCGTCGGGCTCACCACCTCCACGGCGTTGGCTCTCGCCAAGTACGGCGTCACGGCGAACGTCATCTGCCCGCGTGCCCGGACCCGGATGACGGCGGACGTCTTCGCCGGTTCCGGGGAGTCCAGTGAGGGCCTCGACCCGCTCGCCCCCGAGCATGTCGCTCCGCTGGTCGGCTACTTGGCCTCACCCGCCGCCGCGCGCATCAACGGCCAGCTCCTGGTCGTCCACGGCGGCATGGTCGCCATCGTCGAACGGCCACGGGTGTCCGCCAAGTTCGACACCAAGCGGGACGCTTTCAGCTATGAGGAGCTGGACACGGTCCTTACCCCGCACTATGCGGAACGGCCCTTGAACGAAACGTTCGCGGCGACGGAGGTGCTGGGGCTGAAGCGCGACGCCTGA
- the eda gene encoding bifunctional 4-hydroxy-2-oxoglutarate aldolase/2-dehydro-3-deoxy-phosphogluconate aldolase yields MSGMTVSVLDLAPVVPVVVVRDVADAVPLARALVAGGLPAIEVTLRTPAATDAIRAIVGEVPDATVGAGTVITPEQVAESVAAGARFLVSPGWTNVLLEAMRGSGVPFLPGVSTTSEVVALLERGVREMKFFPAEAAGGTAYLKSLAGPLPQARFCPTGGIGLASAPDYLALPNVACVGGSWMLPEEAIAAKDWARVEALAREAAALSADGTRR; encoded by the coding sequence ATGTCGGGCATGACCGTCTCCGTGCTTGATCTCGCCCCCGTAGTCCCCGTGGTCGTCGTGCGGGACGTCGCCGACGCCGTTCCGCTTGCGCGGGCGCTCGTCGCGGGCGGGCTGCCCGCGATCGAGGTGACTCTGCGGACGCCGGCCGCGACGGACGCGATCCGGGCGATCGTCGGTGAGGTGCCGGACGCGACCGTCGGGGCGGGGACGGTGATTACGCCGGAGCAGGTGGCGGAGTCGGTGGCGGCCGGGGCGCGGTTTCTGGTGAGCCCGGGCTGGACGAACGTACTGCTGGAGGCGATGCGGGGGTCGGGGGTGCCGTTCCTGCCGGGGGTGTCGACCACCTCGGAGGTGGTGGCGCTCCTTGAACGCGGGGTGCGGGAGATGAAGTTCTTCCCGGCTGAGGCGGCGGGCGGTACCGCCTATCTGAAGTCGCTGGCCGGGCCGTTGCCGCAGGCGCGGTTCTGCCCGACGGGCGGGATCGGGCTCGCCTCGGCTCCCGACTATCTGGCGCTGCCCAACGTCGCCTGTGTGGGCGGGAGTTGGATGCTGCCGGAGGAGGCCATCGCCGCGAAGGACTGGGCGCGGGTGGAGGCGCTGGCCCGCGAGGCGGCGGCGCTCAGCGCAGATGGGACGCGTCGTTGA
- a CDS encoding MerR family transcriptional regulator, whose amino-acid sequence MRIGELAAAIGVTTRTLRHYHHLGLLPEPERRSNGYRDYGLRHAVVLARIRRLTELGLGLAEVRDVLADDAGRDLAEVLAELDDDLARQEQAIRERRARLRALLADAEAGRLPVEGPVSPELVALFGDLDRGSQGRPASPMAAKDREIIALLDTAAPPEERERLLSALGSFAGEPGAVDRAHEAYALLDALVDADPGDPRIDEAAELLASCLPDSALDGLGIGSIAGAAGEQSFLRAFLDDFAPAQAEAIRRTMRLLVERHAGGAR is encoded by the coding sequence ATGCGAATCGGAGAGCTGGCCGCGGCCATCGGCGTCACCACGAGGACCTTGCGGCACTACCACCACCTCGGGCTGCTGCCCGAACCCGAGCGGCGCTCCAACGGGTACCGCGACTACGGGCTGCGGCACGCCGTCGTGCTCGCCCGGATCCGGCGGCTGACCGAGCTGGGGCTCGGGCTCGCCGAGGTGCGGGACGTGCTCGCGGACGACGCGGGGCGGGATCTCGCCGAGGTGCTTGCCGAACTCGATGACGACCTCGCGCGGCAGGAGCAGGCCATCCGGGAGCGGCGGGCGCGGCTGCGGGCCCTGCTGGCCGATGCCGAGGCGGGGCGGTTGCCCGTCGAGGGACCGGTGTCCCCCGAACTGGTCGCGCTCTTCGGTGACTTGGACCGGGGGTCACAGGGGCGGCCTGCGTCCCCCATGGCCGCCAAGGACCGCGAGATCATCGCCCTGCTGGACACCGCCGCGCCCCCGGAGGAACGGGAGCGGCTGCTGTCCGCGCTGGGCAGTTTCGCCGGCGAGCCGGGTGCGGTGGATCGCGCGCACGAGGCGTACGCCTTGCTCGACGCACTCGTGGACGCCGACCCGGGCGACCCCCGCATCGACGAGGCCGCCGAACTGCTCGCCTCCTGCCTGCCGGACTCCGCTCTCGACGGGCTCGGCATCGGGAGCATCGCGGGCGCGGCCGGGGAGCAGAGCTTCCTGCGGGCCTTCCTCGACGACTTCGCGCCCGCGCAGGCGGAGGCGATCCGGCGCACGATGCGGCTGCTCGTCGAGCGCCACGCGGGCGGTGCGCGGTGA
- a CDS encoding Nif3-like dinuclear metal center hexameric protein, producing the protein MPRLSEVIAALDSLWPPERAEDWDAVGTVCGDPDGEVTRVLLAVDPVQEIVDEAVKLDADLLVTHHPLYLRGTTTVAASTFKGRVVHTLIKNDIALHVAHTNADQADPGVSDALAGALDIRVVRPLVPDPTDPEGRRGLGRICELDHPLTVRELAARAAERLPATAQGIRVAGDAEALVRTVAVSGGSGDSLFDDVRAAGVDAFLTADLRHHPASEARAHSPLALLDAAHWATEWPWCELAASQLDEISDRNGWGLRVHVSKTVTDPWTTHSPSLSPGAPN; encoded by the coding sequence GTGCCCCGTCTGTCTGAAGTCATCGCCGCGCTCGACTCCCTCTGGCCCCCCGAGAGGGCGGAGGACTGGGACGCGGTGGGTACGGTCTGCGGAGACCCGGACGGCGAGGTCACGCGCGTATTGCTCGCCGTCGACCCGGTCCAGGAGATCGTGGACGAGGCGGTGAAACTGGACGCCGACCTGCTGGTCACCCACCACCCGCTCTACCTGCGCGGTACGACGACGGTGGCGGCCTCGACCTTCAAGGGCCGCGTGGTGCACACCCTGATCAAGAACGACATCGCGCTGCACGTCGCGCACACGAACGCCGACCAGGCGGATCCGGGCGTCAGCGACGCCCTCGCCGGTGCGCTGGACATCCGGGTCGTACGGCCCCTCGTGCCGGACCCGACCGACCCCGAAGGCCGCCGGGGCCTGGGCAGGATCTGCGAGCTGGACCATCCGCTGACCGTCCGCGAACTCGCCGCGCGCGCCGCCGAGCGGCTGCCCGCGACCGCGCAGGGCATCCGGGTCGCGGGCGACGCGGAGGCGCTCGTACGGACCGTGGCGGTCAGCGGCGGATCCGGCGACAGCCTCTTCGACGACGTACGAGCCGCCGGCGTCGACGCCTTCCTCACCGCGGACCTCCGCCACCACCCGGCCTCCGAGGCCCGCGCCCACAGTCCTCTCGCGCTGCTCGACGCGGCGCACTGGGCCACCGAGTGGCCCTGGTGCGAGCTGGCCGCCTCCCAGCTCGACGAGATTTCCGACCGGAACGGATGGGGACTTCGCGTCCACGTCTCCAAGACGGTCACCGACCCCTGGACCACCCACTCCCCTTCGCTTTCACCTGGAGCCCCCAACTGA
- a CDS encoding helix-turn-helix domain-containing protein, with the protein MREREQAVWTRATLGRTDRPLDLLTARFDRHRYAPHAHEEFSVGVCFRGASFIDYRGGGIHAGPGAIIVLAPGEAHTGIADPDGYAYRALYPTPSLLADGTLGSGTPHFREPLLHDPDLATALLTAHAELSACPDPLETESRLPWLLTALARRHSTARPAPDTVPGAYGIAHAVRDRLADELLAPPSLADLATDLGLSRYQLLRAFRTTMGLPPYAWLAQHRVNRARSLLDSGHRPAEAAALVGFADQAHLTRWFRRVLGVTPAAYRNSVQRNRNRNRVQRDNASRNSVQDVRP; encoded by the coding sequence ATGCGCGAACGCGAGCAGGCCGTCTGGACCAGAGCTACCCTCGGCCGGACCGACCGCCCCCTCGACCTCCTCACCGCCCGCTTCGACCGCCACCGCTACGCGCCCCACGCCCACGAGGAGTTCAGCGTCGGCGTCTGCTTCAGGGGTGCCTCTTTCATCGACTACCGGGGCGGAGGCATCCACGCGGGCCCGGGCGCGATCATCGTCCTGGCCCCCGGAGAGGCCCACACCGGGATCGCGGACCCCGACGGCTACGCGTACCGCGCCCTGTACCCGACCCCCTCTCTCCTCGCCGACGGAACCCTCGGCAGCGGCACACCGCACTTCCGGGAACCCCTCCTCCACGACCCGGACCTGGCCACCGCCCTGCTCACCGCCCACGCCGAACTCAGTGCCTGCCCCGACCCCCTGGAGACCGAGTCCCGCCTCCCCTGGCTGCTCACCGCCCTCGCCCGCCGCCACTCCACGGCCCGCCCGGCTCCGGACACGGTCCCCGGCGCGTACGGCATAGCCCACGCCGTACGCGACCGCCTCGCCGACGAACTCCTCGCCCCGCCCTCCCTCGCCGACCTGGCCACCGACCTGGGCCTGTCCCGCTACCAGCTCCTGCGCGCCTTCCGTACGACCATGGGCCTGCCCCCGTACGCCTGGCTCGCCCAGCACCGGGTGAACCGGGCCCGGAGCCTGCTGGACTCGGGCCACCGCCCCGCCGAGGCGGCCGCACTCGTTGGCTTCGCGGACCAGGCGCACCTGACGCGCTGGTTCCGGCGGGTGCTGGGGGTGACTCCGGCGGCGTACCGCAACAGCGTTCAACGCAACCGCAACCGCAACCGCGTTCAGCGCGACAACGCATCGCGCAACAGCGTTCAAGACGTACGCCCCTGA
- the yaaA gene encoding peroxide stress protein YaaA gives MLVLLPPSEGKAASGRGAPLKPESLSLPGLAEARQAVLDELVELCAGDEEKAREVLGLSEGLRGEVAKNAVLRTAGARPAGEIYTGVLYDALDLASLDTAAKRRAARSLLVFSGLWGAVRVTDRIPSYRCSMGVKLPGLGALGAHWRTPMASVLPEAAGNGLVLDLRSSAYAAAWKPKGEVAGRTASVRVLHAPTRKVVSHFNKATKGRIVRSLLLAGAAPKGPAELVEALRDLGYVVEAEPPGRAGTAWALDVLVDEVH, from the coding sequence GTGCTCGTGCTGCTGCCGCCGTCCGAAGGAAAGGCTGCCTCCGGGCGGGGCGCGCCGCTGAAGCCGGAGTCGTTGTCGCTGCCGGGGCTGGCGGAGGCGCGGCAGGCGGTGCTCGACGAGTTGGTCGAGTTGTGTGCGGGCGACGAGGAGAAGGCGCGGGAGGTCCTCGGGCTGAGCGAGGGGCTGCGGGGCGAGGTCGCCAAGAACGCGGTGCTGCGGACCGCGGGGGCGCGGCCCGCCGGGGAGATCTACACGGGGGTGCTGTACGACGCCCTTGACCTGGCCTCGCTCGACACGGCGGCCAAGCGGCGGGCGGCCCGTTCGCTGCTCGTCTTCTCGGGGCTGTGGGGCGCGGTCCGCGTGACGGACCGGATTCCCTCGTACCGCTGCTCGATGGGCGTGAAGCTGCCGGGCCTTGGGGCGCTGGGCGCGCATTGGCGTACGCCGATGGCCTCCGTTCTGCCCGAGGCCGCCGGGAACGGGCTCGTGCTCGATCTGCGCTCCTCCGCGTACGCGGCGGCGTGGAAGCCGAAGGGGGAGGTGGCGGGGCGTACGGCGAGTGTGCGGGTGCTGCACGCGCCGACCCGGAAGGTGGTCAGCCACTTCAACAAGGCGACCAAGGGGCGGATCGTACGAAGCCTGCTGCTGGCCGGGGCCGCGCCGAAGGGACCGGCGGAGCTGGTGGAGGCGCTGCGGGACCTCGGGTATGTGGTGGAGGCGGAGCCGCCGGGGCGGGCGGGGACGGCTTGGGCGCTGGATGTGCTGGTGGACGAGGTCCACTAA